In a single window of the Gemmatimonadota bacterium genome:
- a CDS encoding PAS domain S-box protein has protein sequence MSNSRPDQSPPPDGGFSLVPRHRGDGTFDDFEVTEAHGIVPQLLHRSLEQIVGQPLRAIFPIPRVEEFINGFRQVLASGVAREMEYPILFGTIDATWIWQRATPVAGTLVVDIRDLTAQRRAEVRQAAADQQFDILFKHSPLPIILHAPDGRITDANQAFATLVGDTRQSIETKRIQEFLDEPVGIPASGEPVRRLLTLADESRHPVVLHIDQLPHGYSLVAIRDVSANEELERVRTHSDLALRESEARFRSAFEQAGNGMALLSPAGQVIGVNLALASMLGYDLDAAHALTWRDVLHPDEHDSVAINLARVSRGEAESTRAERRGVHRDGSTVWMQVTVSGVRTGTGAPAHLLAHIEDITERKRLSAALRDSEEQLRLALTVTRDGIWDYRIPEGRSYTSPVFRTMLGYAPDLGFTQDDFIALVHPDDRQRVVDTQQRHITVPQMDPYDIEFRILRADGGYAWIRSRGQVVERDPRGQALRMIGTHSDVSERRILEEQFRQAQKMEAVGKLAGGVAHDFNNLLTTITATTELLMQDLRPDDPHRDDVLDIALAADRAKTLTRQLLSFSRQEVERLVVVELDAVVERVRPLLQRLVAAEQQLVVQATAPNAWVECDPGQFELALLNLVANARDAMPDGGAVTVRTDVVVLRPDDLLALPQLSPGRFVTVSVRDTGLGMSEEVQRHLFEPFFTTKPQGKGTGLGLAIIYGFIERMHGAVLVRSAPNEGSSFTLYLPAVAVPSVSRHDTPATTRAVSRGQERRVLIVDDEATLRRTTRRLLERKGYQVVEAGNADEAIAVLDAAPVGSIHIVLTDQAMPGRTGRQLVQEVSMRFPDIRSILMSGYTGDHAVRKALGGSDGETTFLPKPFTIDELTAALEA, from the coding sequence TTGTCCAACTCCAGACCCGACCAGTCCCCCCCGCCTGACGGCGGTTTCTCGCTGGTACCCCGACACCGGGGCGACGGCACCTTCGACGACTTCGAGGTGACCGAGGCCCACGGGATCGTGCCGCAGCTGCTCCATCGGTCACTCGAGCAGATCGTCGGCCAGCCGCTCCGGGCGATCTTTCCGATTCCCCGGGTTGAAGAGTTCATCAACGGCTTCCGGCAGGTCCTCGCCAGCGGCGTGGCACGCGAGATGGAGTACCCGATTCTGTTCGGCACCATCGACGCGACCTGGATCTGGCAGCGCGCCACGCCGGTCGCCGGCACCCTCGTCGTCGACATTCGCGATCTCACCGCGCAGCGGCGGGCTGAGGTACGTCAGGCGGCGGCGGATCAGCAGTTTGATATTCTCTTCAAGCACTCGCCACTCCCGATCATTCTGCACGCGCCCGACGGCCGGATCACCGATGCGAATCAGGCCTTCGCAACGTTGGTCGGTGATACCCGCCAGTCGATCGAGACCAAGCGGATCCAGGAGTTCCTCGACGAGCCAGTCGGCATCCCGGCCTCAGGCGAGCCCGTGCGTCGCCTGCTCACGCTCGCCGATGAGTCGAGACATCCGGTGGTCCTGCACATCGATCAGTTGCCACACGGCTATTCACTGGTGGCGATTCGGGACGTGTCGGCCAATGAGGAACTCGAGCGCGTGCGAACGCACTCCGATCTCGCGTTGCGGGAGAGCGAGGCGCGATTCCGCTCCGCCTTCGAGCAGGCCGGCAACGGCATGGCCCTGCTGTCGCCTGCCGGCCAGGTCATCGGGGTGAACCTCGCCCTCGCGTCGATGCTGGGATACGACCTCGACGCCGCCCATGCACTGACCTGGCGCGATGTCCTTCATCCTGACGAGCACGATTCGGTCGCCATCAATCTGGCGCGCGTGTCCCGCGGAGAAGCCGAATCCACGCGGGCCGAACGCCGCGGCGTCCATCGCGATGGCAGCACCGTCTGGATGCAGGTCACCGTCTCGGGGGTGCGGACGGGGACCGGCGCACCCGCACATCTGCTGGCGCACATCGAAGACATCACCGAACGCAAGCGACTCAGCGCCGCGTTGCGTGACAGCGAGGAGCAGCTCCGACTCGCCCTCACGGTGACTCGCGATGGCATCTGGGATTATCGCATTCCGGAAGGCCGCTCCTACACATCGCCTGTCTTCCGCACCATGCTCGGTTACGCCCCCGATCTGGGCTTTACCCAGGATGATTTCATTGCACTGGTGCATCCCGACGATCGCCAGCGTGTTGTCGACACACAGCAGCGCCACATCACCGTGCCGCAGATGGATCCGTACGACATCGAATTCAGGATCCTGCGCGCCGACGGTGGCTACGCCTGGATCCGGTCACGCGGACAAGTGGTGGAGCGCGACCCCCGAGGTCAGGCGCTGCGGATGATCGGCACTCATTCGGATGTGAGCGAGCGACGGATCCTCGAGGAGCAGTTCCGGCAGGCGCAGAAAATGGAAGCCGTTGGCAAGCTCGCGGGAGGTGTCGCGCACGATTTCAACAACCTGCTGACGACGATTACCGCCACGACCGAACTGCTGATGCAGGATCTCCGACCCGATGACCCGCACCGCGACGACGTGCTCGATATTGCTCTCGCCGCCGACCGGGCCAAGACACTGACGCGCCAGCTGCTCTCCTTCTCGCGCCAGGAGGTCGAGCGGCTCGTGGTGGTCGAGCTCGATGCCGTGGTCGAGCGCGTCCGGCCGTTGTTGCAGCGGCTGGTCGCGGCCGAGCAGCAGCTGGTGGTCCAGGCGACCGCACCCAATGCGTGGGTCGAGTGCGATCCGGGCCAATTCGAGCTTGCCCTGCTCAATCTGGTTGCGAACGCGCGGGATGCGATGCCGGATGGCGGCGCCGTGACGGTGCGCACCGATGTCGTGGTCCTGCGCCCGGATGACCTGCTCGCCCTGCCGCAGCTCTCGCCGGGACGCTTCGTCACCGTCTCGGTGCGCGACACCGGGCTGGGGATGTCCGAGGAAGTTCAGCGTCACCTCTTCGAACCGTTCTTCACGACCAAGCCGCAGGGAAAGGGGACCGGTCTCGGGCTCGCGATCATCTACGGCTTCATCGAACGGATGCACGGCGCGGTGCTGGTACGCAGTGCGCCCAACGAAGGCTCATCGTTCACGCTCTATCTCCCCGCCGTCGCGGTCCCGTCGGTCTCACGCCATGACACGCCCGCCACAACACGCGCGGTGTCGCGCGGCCAGGAGCGCCGCGTGCTGATCGTCGACGACGAGGCGACGTTGCGTCGCACCACGCGTCGCCTGCTGGAGCGGAAGGGATATCAGGTGGTGGAAGCCGGCAATGCCGACGAGGCGATTGCGGTGCTCGATGCGGCGCCGGTCGGATCGATCCACATCGTCCTCACCGACCAGGCGATGCCGGGCCGCACCGGCCGGCAACTCGTGCAGGAAGTCAGTATGCGCTTCCCCGACATTCGCAGCATCCTGATGTCGGGCTACACCGGCGATCACGCCGTGCGGAAGGCGCTCGGTGGCAGTGACGGCGAGACCACCTTCCTGCCCAAGCCATTCACCATCGACGAGCTGACTGCGGCCCTCGAGGCGTAG
- a CDS encoding serine hydrolase: MMPLTRVTIAFLLVVAPLSAQRQWPAVRRDSRLEASLTALAREVNGDVGIYVRHLKSGRGAIIRADELFPTASMIKVPILATTFDRIEHGQLTFDSVLTWADSLRYKGEDDLFDKLQSGAKIPLNQVSLMMITTSDNAAALWLQALVGGGTVINSWLAANGFDSTRMNSRTPGRRDNWVAMGWGQTTPREMAELVVKIREGKAVSPAASAQMYRHLTRIYWNGEALSQLPPWVQAASKQGAVDRSRSEVVLVNAPSGDYVFAVITRNQSDTSYAPTNQGYVLLRKVSALLWKTFEPKHPWTPPAGAERFTP, translated from the coding sequence ATGATGCCGCTCACACGCGTAACTATCGCCTTCCTTCTCGTGGTCGCCCCGCTCTCGGCACAGCGTCAGTGGCCGGCAGTGCGGCGCGACAGCCGACTCGAGGCCTCGCTCACGGCACTCGCGCGCGAGGTCAATGGTGATGTCGGCATCTACGTGCGTCACCTCAAGAGCGGCCGTGGTGCCATCATCCGCGCCGATGAACTCTTTCCTACCGCATCGATGATCAAGGTGCCGATTCTCGCCACCACCTTCGATCGCATCGAGCACGGCCAGCTCACCTTCGACTCGGTGCTGACCTGGGCCGACTCGCTGCGCTACAAGGGTGAGGACGATCTCTTCGACAAGCTCCAGAGTGGTGCGAAGATTCCGCTCAATCAGGTCTCGCTGATGATGATCACGACCAGCGACAACGCGGCGGCGCTCTGGCTGCAGGCACTCGTGGGCGGCGGCACCGTCATCAACTCCTGGCTCGCGGCCAACGGCTTCGACTCCACCAGGATGAATTCCCGAACGCCCGGTCGGCGCGACAACTGGGTGGCCATGGGCTGGGGGCAGACGACCCCGCGGGAGATGGCCGAACTCGTGGTGAAGATTCGTGAGGGGAAGGCAGTCTCGCCCGCGGCCAGCGCCCAGATGTACCGCCACCTGACCCGGATCTACTGGAACGGTGAGGCACTCTCCCAATTGCCCCCGTGGGTCCAGGCGGCCTCCAAACAGGGCGCCGTCGATCGGTCACGTTCGGAGGTCGTGCTCGTGAACGCCCCGTCCGGAGACTATGTCTTCGCCGTGATCACCCGGAACCAGAGCGATACCAGCTATGCCCCGACCAACCAGGGCTACGTCCTGCTTCGGAAGGTCTCCGCCTTGCTTTGGAAGACCTTCGAACCGAAGCATCCGTGGACCCCACCAGCCGGGGCTGAGCGTTTCACGCCGTAA
- a CDS encoding outer membrane beta-barrel protein: MRKAILAGALVALVAVTAPLTAQSGSWELGLGGGVTLPMGNAGDFYKTGFNGTALVGYRPASSKMWVGLDASYHHFSQKDFGINIEGDGANAFAALGRLSYDAGTNLYVLGGLGLWRTENKTNFNGTLVKETDSNMAIEAGAGFRLGKSLFVEGKFVNVFVSNNNQMFVPITLGIRF; the protein is encoded by the coding sequence ATGCGGAAGGCCATTCTCGCGGGCGCACTCGTTGCCCTCGTCGCAGTCACCGCCCCACTGACGGCGCAGTCCGGCAGCTGGGAGCTCGGGTTGGGCGGCGGAGTGACACTCCCGATGGGGAATGCCGGTGACTTCTACAAGACCGGCTTCAACGGCACCGCCCTGGTGGGTTACCGCCCGGCCAGTTCCAAGATGTGGGTCGGGCTCGACGCCTCGTACCATCACTTCAGCCAGAAGGACTTCGGCATCAATATCGAGGGTGACGGCGCCAACGCCTTCGCCGCCCTGGGCCGCCTGAGCTATGACGCCGGGACCAATCTCTACGTCCTCGGCGGGCTCGGTCTCTGGCGCACCGAGAACAAGACCAATTTCAACGGGACGCTGGTGAAGGAGACCGATTCGAACATGGCGATCGAGGCCGGTGCCGGCTTCCGGCTTGGCAAGAGCCTCTTCGTCGAGGGCAAGTTCGTGAACGTCTTCGTCTCGAATAACAACCAGATGTTTGTGCCGATCACGCTGGGGATTCGTTTCTAG